In Brassica rapa cultivar Chiifu-401-42 chromosome A06, CAAS_Brap_v3.01, whole genome shotgun sequence, a single window of DNA contains:
- the LOC103873605 gene encoding phototropin-1, with product MEPTEKPSIKPSSRTLPRDTRGSLEVFNPSTFPTRPDNPVFRPEPPTWQNWSNPRDSPQPQLQPLSEPAPSIPVRSEEIAVTTSWMALKDPSPEKISKKTITTEKPQVAAVAAEQRAAEWGLVLKTDTKTGKPQGVSVRNSGGAENDPNGKKTSQRNSSNSCRSSGEMSDGDVAGGRGGIPRVSEDLKDALSTFQQTFVVSDATKPDYPIMYASAGFFNMTGYTSKEVVGRNCRFLQGSGTDADELAKIRESLAAGNNYCGRLLNYKKDGTSFWNLLTIAPIKDESGKVLKFIGMQVEVSKHTEGAKEKTLRPNGLPESLIRYDARQKDMATNSVTELVEAVKRPRALSESTHSHPFKRKSESDELPAKPGRRMSENVVPSGRRNSGGGRRNSMQRISENPEKKPAKSSRLSFMGMKKKGQSQDESLEDGFIEYGEEDDEISDRDERPESVDDKVRQKEMRKGMDLATTLERIEKNFVITDPRLPDNPIIFASDSFLELTEYSREEILGRNCRFLQGSETDPTTVKKIRAAIDNQTEVTVQLINYTKSGKKFWNIFHLQPMRDQKGEVQYFIGVQLDGSKHVEPVRNVIEEVAVKEGEELVKKTAVNIDEAVRELPDANMTPEDLWANHSKIVHSKPHRKDSPSWKAIQKVLESGEQIGLKHFRPVKPLGSGDTGSVHLVELNGTDQLFAMKAMDKTVMLNRNKVHRARAEREILDLLDHPFLPALYASFQTKTHICLITDYYPGGELFMLLDRQPRKVLKEDAVKFYAAQVVVALEYLHCQGIIYRDLKPENVLIQGNGDISLTDFDLSCLTSCRPQLLIPSIDEKKKKKQQKSQQSPVFMAEPMRASNSFVGTEEYIAPEIITGAGHTSAVDWWALGILMYEMLYGYTPFRGKTRQKTFANVLQKDLKFPASIPASLQVKQLIFRLLQRDPKKRLGCLEGANEVKNHSFFKGINWALIRCTTPPELETPIFPGEAENGENVVDPELEDLQTSVF from the exons ATGGAACCAACAGAGAAACCATCGATCAAACCGTCTTCTCGGACTCTCCCTAGAGACACTCGTGGCTCTCTCGAAGTATTCAACCCATCAACTTTCCCGACCAGACCTGATAACCCCGTCTTCCGTCCAGAACCACCAACGTGGCAAAACTGGAGCAATCCACGTGACAGCCCCCAACCCCAACTCCAGCCTCTGTCTGAACCAGCTCCCTCTATTCCGGTTCGGTCTGAAGAAATCGCCGTCACAACCTCATGGATGGCTCTGAAGGATCCATCACCGGAGAAAATCTCCAAGAAGACGATAACCACCGAGAAACCACAGGTTGCGGCAGTGGCAGCGGAGCAGAGAGCGGCGGAGTGGGGACTTGTTTTGAAGACTGATACTAAGACGGGAAAGCCACAGGGAGTAAGCGTGAGGAACTCAGGTGGGGCAGAGAATGATCCGAACGGGAAAAAGACTTCGCAGCGAAACTCGAGCAATTCTTGCCGGAGCTCCGGTGAAATGTCAGATGGAGACGTCGCCGGCGGGAGAGGTGGGATCCCGAGGGTATCGGAAGATCTGAAAGATGCCTTGTCGACGTTTCAACAAACGTTTGTTGTTTCAGATGCTACCAAACCTGATTACCCGATTATGTATGCTAGTGCCGGTTTCTTCAACATGACCGGTTACACTTCGAAAGAGGTCGTCGGCAGAAACTg ccGATTTTTACAAGGATCAGGGACAGATGCTGATGAGTTAGCGAAGATAAGAGAGTCATTAGCTGCAGGAAATAATTATTGTGGGCGTTTATTGAATTACAAGAAAGATGGGACCTCATTTTGGAATCTTCTCACGATTGCGCCCATTAAAGACGAGAGTGGCAAAGTCCTCAAATTTATTGG AATGCAAGTGGAGGTGAGCAAACACACTGAAGGAGCCAAAGAAAAGACTTTGAGACCCAATGGGCTTCCTGAATCTCTGATTCGATATGATG CCCGCCAAAAAGATATGGCGACTAACTCAGTAACAGAGCTGGTGGAGGCTGTGAAGAGACCTCGAGCCTTAAGCGAATCAACCCATAGCCATCCCTTCAAGAGAAAGTCGGAGAGCGATGAGCTTCCTGCAAAACCTGGCCGGCGAATGTCTGAGAACGTCGTTCCATCAGGACGGAGAAACTCCGGGGGCGGCAGAAGAAACTCGATGCAGCGAATCAGCGAAAATCCCGAGAAGAAACCGGCAAAATCCTCTCGTCTTTCTTTCATGGG gatgaagaagaagggtCAGTCTCAAGACGAGTCTCTTGAAGATGGATTCATAGAGTATGGTGAAGAAGATGACGAGATTAGTGACAGAGACGAGAGACCAGAGAGTGTTGATGATAAAGTGAGACAAAAGGAGATGAGAAAGGGTATGGATCTCGCAACCACACTCGAACGTATCGAGAAGAACTTCGTCATCACCGATCCTAGGCTCCCCGACAACCCCATT ATTTTTGCGTCTGATAGTTTCTTGGAGCTCACGGAATATAGCCGTGAAGAAATTCTTGGCAGAAACTGCAG gttTCTGCAAGGTTCAGAGACTGATCCAACAACGGTAAAGAAGATTCGAGCGGCTATTGATAACCAAACCGAAGTGACGGTTCAGCTCATTAACTACACCAAGAGCG GGAAGAAGTTCTGGAACATTTTCCACCTGCAACCTATGCGTGATCAGAAG GGAGAAGTACAATACTTTATCGGAGTGCAACTAGACGGGAGCAAGCACGTTGAGCCAGTTCGCAATGTCATTGAAGAAGTTGCAGTGAAAGAGGGCGAAGAGCTG GTGAAGAAAACAGCTGTAAATATCGATGAGGCTGTACGAGAACTTCCTGATGCCAACATG ACGCCAGAGGATTTATGGGCAAACCACTCAAAGATTGTTCATTCAAAGCCTCACAGGAAAGATTCACCTTCATGGAAAGCTATCCAAAAGGTACTGGAGAGTGGAGAACAAATTGGTCTGAAGCATTTCAGACCGGTAAAACCTTTGGGTTCCGGTGACACAGGAAG TGTCCATTTAGTGGAACTCAATGGAACAGACCAGTTGTTTGCAATGAAAGCAATGGACAAGACCGTCATGCTTAACCGTAACAAA GTGCATAGAGCTAGAGCTGAGAGGGAGATCCTAGATTTACTTGACCATCCTTTTCTCCCAGCACTCTACGCTTCATTTCAG ACAAAGACGCATATATGTCTTATAACGGATTACTATCCAGGAGGAGAACTCTTCATGCTCCTTGATCGACAACCTAGGAAGGTTCTCAAGGAAGATGCCGTAAA attctATGCTGCTCAAGTGGTCGTTGCACTAGAGTATCTTCACTGCCAAG GAATTATTTATCGGGATTTAAAGCCAGAAAACGTATTAATCCAGGGAAATGGAGATATTTCCCTAACAGATTTCGATCTGTCTTGCTTGACATCTTGTAGACCTCAG CTGTTGATTCcgagtatagatgaaaagaagaagaagaagcaacaaAAGAGTCAACAAAGTCCAGTCTTCATGGCTGAACCAATGCGTGCATCAAACTCATTTGTTGGCACTGAAGAGTATATTGCTCCG GAAATTATAACTGGGGCGGGCCATACAAGTGCAGTAGACTGGTGGGCTCTTGGTATCCTTATGTACGAAATGTTATACGGATACACTCCTTTTAGAGGAAAAACCAGACAGAAGACTTTCGCCAATGTTCTTCAGAAAGATCTGAAGTTCCCAGCTAGTATTCCT GCAAGTCTTCAAGTGAAACAGCTGATATTTAGGCTGTTACAGAGAGATCCGAAGAAGAGACTAGGCTGTCTTGAAGGAGCAAACGAAGTCAAGAACCACTCTTTCTTCAAAGGCATTAATTGGGCTTTGATTCGATGCACG ACTCCTCCGGAGCTCGAAACACCAATATTTCCTGGTGAAGCTGAAAACGGAGAGAACGTCGTGGACCCTGAACTAGAAGATCTGCAAACAAGtgttttttga